From the genome of Paracidovorax avenae:
CGATCTTCGAGAAGGAGAACGGCCTGCTCTACTACCCCACGTTCTACGAGGGCCTGGAGCAATCGAAGAACGTGATCTACACCGGCCAGGAAGCCACGCAGCAGATCCTCTACAGCCTGGACTGGGCGCAGAAGGAGAAGAAGGCCAAGACCTTCTTCCTCATCGGCTCGGACTACATCTGGCCGCGCACCTCGATGAAGATCGCGCGCAAGCACATCGAGAACTTCCAGAAGGGCAAGGTCGTCGGCGAGGAGTACTACCCGCTGGGCAGCACCAACTTCGGCTCGCTGATGAACAAGATCAAGGTGCAGAAGCCCGACTGCATCTTCGTGGCGGTGGTCGGCGGCTCCAACGTGGCCTTCTACAAGGCGCTCAAGGCGGCCGGCATCACGGGCGACAAGCAGCTGCTGGTGACGCTGTCGGTCACCGAGGACGAGATGACCGGCGTGGGCGGCGAGAACTTCGCGGGCTTCTATTCGTCGATGAAGTACTTCCAGTCGCTGGACAACGAGAACAACAAGAAGTTCGTGGCCGCCTTCAAGGCCAAGTACGGCCCCAACGCGGTGATCGGCGACGTGACGCAGGCCGGCTACCTGGGCCCCTGGCTCTGGAAGGCCGCTGTGGAAAAGGCCAAGAGCTTTGACGTGGACAAGGTGGTGGCCGCATCGCCCGGCATCGAGCTCAAGAGCGCGCCCGAGGGCTACGTGAAGGTGGACGCCAACCACCACCTCTGGAGCAAGTCGCGCATCGCCCAGGGGCTGCCGGACGGCACGTTCAAGGTGGTGTCCGAATCGCCCGAGCTCATCAAGCCGGACCCGTTCCCCAAGGGTTATCAGTGAGCACCCCCTGAGGCGCTGAGCGCCTCCGTGCGGTCGGCAGAGCCAGCCGCTCTTCGTTGCCGTCCAAGCCTGCGCAGGCAGGCTCGGAGCCGCGGCACTCAGCCCCTCTCTCTCTGCGCGGGAGGGGGACGACACCGTCGGTGCGGGGCGGCCCTTCCTCGGTGTCTCTGGCCTGGGGCCGCGCCAGCCTTCGATGCCGCGCCCGGTGCGGGCCGCTGCGGCGGCTGGTCCCGGCACGGATCGCATTTATCCCTTGGCTTGCACGCAGGAGCTGCACCATGACTTTCTCCGAAATGATGAACATCGGCCTGATGCAGGGCTTCGCGGGCCT
Proteins encoded in this window:
- the urtA gene encoding urea ABC transporter substrate-binding protein; protein product: MKHPLDPRNATSPLAGADAGRRRLLQAMGAASIAGLPAWGQAQPTAQVNTTKLAVTDTEVTVGQLHSATGTMAISETGSIQAEQLAIDQINAMGGVLGRKIKVIKEDGASDWPTFAEKAKKLLINDHCAAVFGCWTSASRKAVLPIFEKENGLLYYPTFYEGLEQSKNVIYTGQEATQQILYSLDWAQKEKKAKTFFLIGSDYIWPRTSMKIARKHIENFQKGKVVGEEYYPLGSTNFGSLMNKIKVQKPDCIFVAVVGGSNVAFYKALKAAGITGDKQLLVTLSVTEDEMTGVGGENFAGFYSSMKYFQSLDNENNKKFVAAFKAKYGPNAVIGDVTQAGYLGPWLWKAAVEKAKSFDVDKVVAASPGIELKSAPEGYVKVDANHHLWSKSRIAQGLPDGTFKVVSESPELIKPDPFPKGYQ